Within the Gemmatimonadaceae bacterium genome, the region ACCTGTCCCTCGGTAGGGGCGTTGGGGTTCTGCAGGTCCAGCGAGCAGGCGCCTAACGCCAGCGCGGCCGCGGCGACCAGCGTTGCCGGGAGCACTCGGGTGCGTCGTGTGGTGTGCATGGTGTCGTCGCGCTCCGGGTCAGTACGTGAATCGCGCACTGATCGACCACACGCGCGGAATGGGGTAGCCACCGAAATCGAAGCCGCGGTCGGCGGCGGTCGTCTGCACCGAGCCCAGGCCGCCGGCGTTGGTGCCGAAGAGGTTGATCTCCGGATCGTAGCCGCGGTAGTCGGTCCAGACCCAGAGGTTGCGCCCGGAGAGCGTGAGCGCGACGCCGTCGCGGAAGACGCGCTTCACGAAGGGTTGGTCCAGCGTGTAGCTGGCGGACAGCTCGCGCAGCTTCACGAAGGTGCCGTCCTCGATCCAGTACTCGAAGATTCCCTGTGTGCGGGCGTTGAATCCCGGCGGGAGCTTGCGCGGGTCGCCGTACGGGAGGAGTTCGCGCTCCATCTCCTTCGAGTTGCTGGCGACGCCGGCGTTCTGGGCGCGCGTCGACAGGTTCATGATGTCGTTCCCGAAAACCCCGTCGAGCAGGACGCGGAAGCGGAGCTTCCGGAAGACGGTGAACTCGTTGAGGAGCGAGGCGAGAAAGTCGGGGTTGGGATCGCCGATGATGGCGTTGAGCGAGTCGTTGCACGTCCCGCCGGAAATCGCCTGCCGCCTGGCCAGCGTCGCCCCCATGTCCACCGTCTGGTTGCTGCGGCGGTAGCGTCCTAACGAGTCGAGCAGCAGCGCGCCGGTGAGGCAGTTGCGCGCCGCGTACGAGCCGTAGAACGAGCCGGCCGGATACCCGGTGCGAATGCGGTTGGGGTAGCCACCCGCCGACTGGAAGTCCTGGATCGACAGCGACTCCACGTTGTTCTTGTTGCGGGTGTAGGTCGCCGTCGACGACCACTGGAAGTCGGGCTGGTCGACGTTGGTGGTGCGCACCATGACCTCGAAGCCCTTGTTCGACATGCTCCCGATGGGATAGAACTGGCGCGAGAAGCCGGTGCTCGTGGGGAGCGGGCGGAAGAACAGGAGGTCGCTCACCAGGCGGTCGTAGTAGGTCAGCTCACCCCCCACGCGAGCGTTGAGGAAGCCGACCTCGGCGCCGAGTTCCCACTCGCGCGCACGCTCGTTGCGCAGCGTGGGGTTGCCGTAGGTGACGTCGTTCACGAAGCCCGGGCGCCCGGCAAACGGGCTCTGCGCAAAGGTGACAAACTGCGAATAGGCGTTGACGATCCCCGGCTGCGAACCGGCCCAGCCCAGCGCGCCGCGCAGGCGCAGGTTGTTGAACATCCCCGAGCGGTTGTCGACGAGGACGTACGACGCCGAGAACTTGGGGAAGAGCTGCCACCGCTCCGACGGGGCAAAGGTCGACGAGGCGTCGTACCGCGCCGCGGCGGTGAGGAAGAGCCGGTCGGCGATGGAGACTTCCTGCTGTGCATAGAAGCCCAGCGTGCGCAACTCGACCTCGGTCTGCGCGGCTGAAAAGACGGAGCCCGCACTCACGAGATCACCCACCGGCGCCAGGCCGTTGGCCACCGCACTCGTGGTGCGCACCAGCTGCGACGTGAAGTTGAAGCCGCCGGTGGTGCGCAGCTCGAGGTTGGCCAGCGTGGGCCACGTGTACGTGGCGATCCCGTCCTGGTTGATGACGCGGTTCCCCTGCCACACCGACTGCGAGCGCCCGGTGGCCAGCGGCGAGGTGCCAAGCACCGCGTTACGCGGGATGAACTGCCGCTGCTCGAAGCCGGTGTTGTCCACTCCCAACGTGTAGTCGAGGAGGAGCGACGGGAGCGGCGTCCACGTGAGCTTCGTGGAGCCAATGAAGCGATCGACGGTCTGCGGGTTGCGCATGCGGTCGATGGCGAGGAGCGGGTTGGTTCCCAGCGCCGGCGGGAGCGGATAGATCCCGTTCACCGGGCGGAAGTCGACGTTGGTGGGGGCGAAGAAGAGCGACCCCATGATCCCATAGTCGTTCTGCTCGCCGAACGCCTGGAACTGGTTCTGCGTGCTGACGTAGTTGGCCGTGACGTTGGCAATGAGGCGCGACGACAGTTGCTGCTGCAGGTTCACGCGACCGCCAGTTCGCCTGGACGACGTGGAGCGCATGATCCCGTCTTCATCGCTCAGGTTCCCGCTGATGAAGTAGCGCGTCTGGTCGTTCCCCCCTTCCACCGTGAGGTTTCCCTCCATGGCCGGGGCGCGCTGGAAGATGTCGTCCTGGTAGTTGAAGCGCTGGACCGGGAGCCCGGCCTCGTTGTACGGATAGAAGTTGAAGGGCTGCTGGGCGCGCAGCTCGTTGGTGGCGTAGCGCGTGGTGAGCCCAAACTTCGGCTTGCCGATGGTGCCGCGGCGCGTGAAGATCTGCACGACGCCGTTGTTGGCGCGCGACCCGTACAGCGCCGCCGCCGCCGCGCCGCGGATGATCTCCACGCGCTCGATGTCGGCCGGGTTGAGGTCGGCCAGGCGGTTCTGCGGGTTGGCGCGCGTCCCCAGGTCCGCCAGCTGCGCCGAGCCGTTGTCGATGATGACGCCATCGACGATGTACAGCGGGTCGGAGCCGGAGATGAACGAGTTGGTCCCGCGCAGGCGCACGGAGACGCCGCCGCCGCCGGGACCGCCGGAGTTCTGCGAGATCTGGGCGCCGGCAATCTTCCCCTGCAACGCCTGGTCGACGGTGACCGCCACGGCGCGCGAGATGAGCGCCGAGTCGACCGAGGCCACGCTCGTCCCGACCTTCCGCTTCTCGGTTGGGGCGGCAGAACCGGTGACGACGACCTCCGACAGGTTGACCGCGCTCACCTGCAACGCGAAGTCGGCGGTGGCCGTGGCGCCGGCGGTGATGGTGACCGCCTTGGTCGCCGGCTGGAAGCCGAGGCGCCGCGCGGTGACCGAGCGCGTCCCCACTGGGACGTTGACGAGGGTGTAGTTCCCCTCGGCGTCGGTCATCGCGCCAATGCGCGTGTCGGCGACGAGGAGCTGGACATCACCGACGCCTCGCCCCGAGGCGGCATCGGTGACTCGGCCACGCACCGTTCCCGTGGTACCCTGCGCGTGCAGGGCGCCGGGAAGCGCGGCGGCGAGGGCAAGCGCGCACAACCAGCCGCGCCACTGACGAACGAGAGACATCGAGACTCCTCCGAATCGACGGTGAAAGCCAGGGCCCGTCACGGGTGGCGTCGCCAACGGTAGCCGCGCCGTTGCCGGAGCAGTTGACCGGCGTTGCGGCTCCCGGTGTCGAAGCCGCGTTCAGGCCCGCGCGACAACGAACAGCACCGAGGCTGGGCTCCCGGTGGCGGGGTGTAACGGTTCGATCACGTCCTGCACCTGGAAGCCGCTGTGCACCAGGAGCCGGATCCAACTCCCCATCGTCCGATAGTACCAGGGCGGGGGATCGCGAAAGTCAGCGCTGAAGCCAGCCCACGACCCCTCGCGCCATGCGTCCATATACGGATGCTCGCCGCGCGCTGTCGCCGGGTGCAACGTCTGGACGATCAACGCGCCATGCGGAACGAGGAGTGCCGGGATATGCCGTATCAGGGCCTCGACCGCGTCACCGCCGATGAGGGAGAAATTGGCGACGGCGAGGTCGAATGCGACACCGGGCGGACCGTCCATCGCCCCGCCAGCGAGCGCTTCATACGTCATGACACGATAGTCGCCCGCGGCGTCGGCATGGCGAGCAGCCTCGACCAGCGCGGGGACGGCGTCAACTCCTGTCACGCGGATCCCGCGTTGCGCCATCGCGCGCGACAACCACCCTTCCCCACAGCCGATGTCGAGGGCGGTGCGGGGTGACCATCGCTCCACCTCGGCCAGCACCGCACGATCGGTGACGAGCCGCCGGCTCTCGATTAGCCCGCCGCGCACGGCGACGGACCACGGGTCGGCGTTGGTGTGCCAGGCGGCAAGAACCTGGGCGTCGGACAGCGGCAACGGACCGGCGTCGGGCATTGGCGAGTGATGACGATGGGAGGAGGGAGCGACGCCGGACAATGTAGCGAGCAGCGCCGCCCTCGACCCCCTACAAAACGAAAGCGGCCACCCCTTGGCAGCCGCTTTCGTGCAACAACTCTCGAAGTGTGCGCTTCCGAACTCCCGTCCCCCGTCCCCCGTCCCCCGTCCCGGCCTTCAGTCCTCCGGATCGAGGATCTTCTTGATCTGCGCTCGGGCGTCGTCCAGGTGCGCGCGCGTGGTGCGGTCGGTGGCGCGTCCCGCCGAGGCTGCCAACTGCGCGTCGAGCGCGCGCAGTTCGGCGCGGAAGATCGCCTTGATGTCGCTCGTGGCGCGGGCGCCGGCGAACTGCGCGGCAAACTGCGCCGGCAATCCGGCCGGGAGCTGCACGGGACGCGGGTTGATCTTGGCCTCGACCGCGGCGAGGTAGGAGCGTTGCAGCTCGCGGCGATAGGCGTCGATGCGGACGTTCCCGCCCGTCAGCTCGCTCCAGATCCCGTTGCGCACATCGGCCGCCATCTCGGCCAGCGAGTACGACTCGCCCGGCTTGGCCATCGCGTCGAACTCGATGAGGCGCTCGAGGCGCCGATCGTTGAACAGCGAGCCAAGGATGCGCGTCTGCGACTGGTTGATGCGGCGAATCGCCCCCTCCACCTCGATCTTGCGCAGGATGTCGTCGACCAGGAAGTAGGTCGGCGTGGCGAAGGCGTTCTCGTTGAGGAACTTCACCGCGTCCTTCTGTTGCTGCCGCGAGTTGGGGACATAGCGCGGGCCGGCCTGGCCGGCGTACTTCTCCTGCGCCTGCGTTCCCCCCACGACGTCGGCCACGTGCGTCAGCTCGGTCGCCCACTGCCCGATCAGGCGTCCGTAGAGCAGCGTCAGGTCGTCGTAGTTCTGCCCATCGCGCACCGTGGCGGGGACGAGGAGCGGGACGATCTGCTTGATCGACTTCATCCCCCATCCCGTCGCCTTCACGGCGTCGGCGTCGCCCACCGCCTCGCTGTGGTCACCGGGGTCGGCGCCGCGCGAGTCGGACATGTTGAATCGATACCAGGGGACCGTGTCCTGCTCGCGCGACCAGCGGTCGAGCGTGGCCCACTCGTCGTCCGAGGTGCGGGCCGACGGGATCGGCGAGTAGCCCCAGCGGATGATGTACTTGTCGTACGGGCCGATGCGCGGGATGAGGTCGGACAGCGGAATCCCGTCCTCGGGCTGCGCCGTGTAGTTGAAGCGCGAATAGTCCATGATCGAGGGCGAATGCCCCATCCTGGCCACCCACGTCCTGGAGCGCACCGAGTCCACCGGATACGTCGACGATCCCTTCTGGTCGTGCTGGAGGCCTAACGTGTGCCCCACTTCGTGGGCGACGACGAACTCCACCAGGCGCCCCATCAGCGAGTCGGGGAAGGGCCACTGGCGTGCGCGCGGGTCCAGGTGCGCCACCTGCGTGAAGTACCACGCGCGCTGCAGCGTC harbors:
- a CDS encoding TonB-dependent receptor codes for the protein MSLVRQWRGWLCALALAAALPGALHAQGTTGTVRGRVTDAASGRGVGDVQLLVADTRIGAMTDAEGNYTLVNVPVGTRSVTARRLGFQPATKAVTITAGATATADFALQVSAVNLSEVVVTGSAAPTEKRKVGTSVASVDSALISRAVAVTVDQALQGKIAGAQISQNSGGPGGGGVSVRLRGTNSFISGSDPLYIVDGVIIDNGSAQLADLGTRANPQNRLADLNPADIERVEIIRGAAAAALYGSRANNGVVQIFTRRGTIGKPKFGLTTRYATNELRAQQPFNFYPYNEAGLPVQRFNYQDDIFQRAPAMEGNLTVEGGNDQTRYFISGNLSDEDGIMRSTSSRRTGGRVNLQQQLSSRLIANVTANYVSTQNQFQAFGEQNDYGIMGSLFFAPTNVDFRPVNGIYPLPPALGTNPLLAIDRMRNPQTVDRFIGSTKLTWTPLPSLLLDYTLGVDNTGFEQRQFIPRNAVLGTSPLATGRSQSVWQGNRVINQDGIATYTWPTLANLELRTTGGFNFTSQLVRTTSAVANGLAPVGDLVSAGSVFSAAQTEVELRTLGFYAQQEVSIADRLFLTAAARYDASSTFAPSERWQLFPKFSASYVLVDNRSGMFNNLRLRGALGWAGSQPGIVNAYSQFVTFAQSPFAGRPGFVNDVTYGNPTLRNERAREWELGAEVGFLNARVGGELTYYDRLVSDLLFFRPLPTSTGFSRQFYPIGSMSNKGFEVMVRTTNVDQPDFQWSSTATYTRNKNNVESLSIQDFQSAGGYPNRIRTGYPAGSFYGSYAARNCLTGALLLDSLGRYRRSNQTVDMGATLARRQAISGGTCNDSLNAIIGDPNPDFLASLLNEFTVFRKLRFRVLLDGVFGNDIMNLSTRAQNAGVASNSKEMERELLPYGDPRKLPPGFNARTQGIFEYWIEDGTFVKLRELSASYTLDQPFVKRVFRDGVALTLSGRNLWVWTDYRGYDPEINLFGTNAGGLGSVQTTAADRGFDFGGYPIPRVWSISARFTY
- a CDS encoding methyltransferase domain-containing protein encodes the protein MPDAGPLPLSDAQVLAAWHTNADPWSVAVRGGLIESRRLVTDRAVLAEVERWSPRTALDIGCGEGWLSRAMAQRGIRVTGVDAVPALVEAARHADAAGDYRVMTYEALAGGAMDGPPGVAFDLAVANFSLIGGDAVEALIRHIPALLVPHGALIVQTLHPATARGEHPYMDAWREGSWAGFSADFRDPPPWYYRTMGSWIRLLVHSGFQVQDVIEPLHPATGSPASVLFVVARA